One part of the Bicyclus anynana chromosome 8, ilBicAnyn1.1, whole genome shotgun sequence genome encodes these proteins:
- the LOC112047980 gene encoding clavesin-1, with product MVASIEEEYTKTGIKPSDVTALREWLKTQPHLPEKYITDLDLLLAYHCCYKSSAVTKQVLDLNFTLRTLFANLFHNRVVDDSILKSLDVVCALPLETLSVGKNYKVIYHALVDNDLKNFIFTDIIRTVLMLVDVAQYVEGTAPGYIIFVDLNRVTLGHITKLDLQTVQQILYFLQEAILIRLKGVHFLNAPSFVDRLMMIIRPFIKKELMNMVCIHSAGSNTIEKIIPIEALPKECGGKYKSYETAKKEAIELLLANKEYFENENKKRVVESLRPGKPKTITDIFGGIEGSFKKLDID from the exons ATGGTGGCGTCAATAGAAGAAGAGTATACGAAGACGGGTATCAAACCCTCTGACGTCACCGCACTACGAGAGTGGCTCAAGACTCAGCCTCATCTCCCAGAAAAGTATATCACGG ACTTAGATTTGCTGCTAGCCTATCACTGTTGCTACAAAAGCTCAGCAGTCACAAAACAGGTGTTAGATTTGAATTTCACCCTTCGCACGCTGTTCGCCAATTTGTTTCACAACCGAGTGGTTGACGACTCTATACTCAAGTCTTTGGATGTTGT ATGTGCATTGCCGTTGGAAACGCTATCGGTTGGAAagaattataaagttatttatcaCGCGCTGGTTGACAACGAccttaaaaatttcattttcaccGACATTATCCG CACCGTGCTTATGCTGGTAGACGTTGCACAGTACGTAGAAGGGACGGCGCCGGGGTATATCATATTTGTTGACTTGAACCGCGTCACCCTGGGACACATCACTAAGTTGGATTTGCAGACAGTACAACAGATATTATACTTCTTGCAG GAAGCTATACTAATAAGattaaaaggtgtgcatttttTGAACGCACCGTCATTCGTtgatcggctgatgatgatcaTACGGCCCTTCATAAAGAAGGAGTTGATGAACATGGTTTGCATTCACAGCGCCGGGTCTAACACCATAGAAAAAATTATCCCCATCGAAGCATTACCCAAAGAGTGTGGGGGAAAGTATAAGTCCTATGAAACAGCCAAAA AAGAGGCGATTGAATTGCTACTAGCAAATAAGGAGTACTTCGAAAACGAAAACAAGAAACGTGTAGTGGAGTCATTGAGGCCTGGAAAACCAAAAACTATAACGGACATCTTCGGAGGCATAGAAGGGTCTTTCAAAAAATTGGATATagattaa